In the genome of Enterococcus sp. DIV2402, the window GAAGGCTTTTATCAAGTCGTTCATGGAAGTGATCCCTATACAACAGCACGCTCACTAACTGCAGCTAAGATGGATTTAGCTGCCAAAACAGGTACAGCTGAACGAGTTATTTATGTAGATGGGAAACCTGTTGATGTTGACAATTTGAATATGGTAGCATATGGTCCTTATTCTGATCCTGAAATTGCTGTGTCTGTAGTAATTCCACAGTTGAAAGGTGAGAATCGTGGCACACCAAACTTAGATTTGACTCGTCAAATTATGGATGCTTATTATGATTTATATTTAGCAGAATAGCAAAAAGATAGATGCTTTTTAGTATCTATCTTTTTTTATTGCAAAATGTAAGAAGTTATTGACAAATAGTTAGGTACCGAATTATACTTTATTTTAAAGTAAAGTTAGGTACCTAAGTAAAATGCAAACCGATTCTCTCTAAGTCTGCATTGAGAATTTTTTAGGTTGAATGGTTTCTTTATGTTCGTGAAAACGTTAAGTATAAAGTATAATGGATTAGATGCAAAACTCAAGGAAAGAAGATGGTACGATGGAATTTATTGAACTACTCATTATCATTGCATTAACAATTACTTTCTCAAATATTTTAAGTAAAGTAATGCCCACAATCCCAATCTTTTTTGCCCAAATTTTTCTAGGCATTCTCTTAGGGATGTCAAAATATGGACATGAAATTACGTTTGAACCAGAGATTTTTCTGGTGATGATTATTGCGCCTCTCTTGTTTCGAGAAGGAGAAGAGGCGAATATTTCTTCGATTGCTAAGAATTTTTCCACAATTTTATTTTTAGCATTTGGTGGAGTTATTTTGACTTTATTAGCAGTCGGATTTACGCTTCACACATTCTTCCCAACGATTCCTCTGGCCGCTTGTTTAGCGTTCGGAGCAGCTTTAGGACCGACCGATGCGGTTGCAGTTGGTTCGCTCTCTAAAAAACTTAAAATGCCTGATAAAGTTATTAATATTTTAAATGGTGAAGGCTTGTTAAATGATGCGTCGGGTGTAACAGCCTTTCAATTTGCTGTAGCAGCATTATTAACTGGGACTTTTTCTGTGTTAGATGCGTCAGTCACTTTAGTTTTATCTAGTATTGGTGGAGCTTTAGTCGGGATTGGTGTTGTGTGGGTCAAAAATAGAATACTTAATTTCATTGAACAAGCAGCAGCTAAAGATGTGATTAGCTATTTATTAATTGAATTGCTCTTACCCTTTGTTGTCTATGTTATTGCAGAAATTATGGGTGTTTCAGGAATTATTGCAGCCGTAGTTGCTGGTGTTTTACAATCGAGAAGCCATCAGCGGGTGACACTATTTGATGCTCAGTTAGCTAATGTATCTGAGAATATTTGGAGTACGATTGGTTTTACTTTAAATGCACTGGTATTTTTATTTTTAGGAATTGAATTATCAGAAGTTGTTTCACCTGTATGGACAGACCGAACGTATTCAAATGGCTGGCTATTGATGATCGTCTTACTAATTACTGCAGTCGTCTTTTTAATTCGTTTCTTGTTTGTTGGTGGGTTTTATTTAGTAAAAGAACATCGTACTACTGAAAAAACAACCTTGCGTGAAATTTTATTGCTGACTTTTGGTGGCGTAAAAGGAACGGTCAGCTTAGCAGCTATTTTTATTTTACCATTATCTGTAAATGGCGTTGTATTTGAGCAGCGTGCGTTGTTATTATTTTTGACTGCCTGTGTCATTTTTGTTAGTTTAACCATTGGGATGTTAATCTTACCACTTCTTTCCGATGGAGAATATGAACGACCAATTGATTTAAAAGAACTAGAAGTATTAAACGCAGTCATTAAATATTTACAACAAAAATTAGTAAAGAATTCTCTTTCAGAAGAAGAAGAAACCGCTATTGAAGCAATTGTTGATCAGTATCGAATGCGAATATGGGAGATAACAACTGAAGGCATGACTGAAAGTGATCAGAAAAAAGTGCAAGAATTGCAAGCATGGACGTTGACGATTGAGCAACAAGGCTTAGATGAAATGTACCAAAAAGGTGAAATTAGTCAAACAAGTTATGCTATTTATAATCGATTGCTAGATCGTTATGAATTCAAAAATGAAAAAAAATTCTTGTCATTTATTAGTTTATGGTTATTAATCGGTCGTCGTTTATTACGTATGTTATTACATCCAAAACGTTTCTGGCATTTAAAACGTAACCGAGATTTTCCGAAAAACCCTAAAATTAATGTCAATGAATTGAAATATATTTATGATATGAATACTTTACGTATTAATCAACTATTAGAATCAAAAGAAGAAAAAGTCAGCAAAACGGTTTTATCATTTCTTGTTGGTCGTCGTGAAATGTTATTGAAACGTATGTATCATCGGAATGTGGTATCAATGGTTTCGATTGAAAAAAGCTCGATTTATGAACGCGAACTATTAAATGGTTATACGTACGAACGTCGAACAATCGACGAATTTGAACGGGAAGAGAAAATCTCTTCTTTATTAGCCAATAGTTACCGTCAAAAAGTTAATTTGTTAGAATCATTCGCTATTAGTAAAAATTTACATTAAGCTTAACGAGTTTAGGTTATAAGTACACACTATAAAAATATTCGAACGATAAAGAGAAAGCGCCCGCTAGTCAGCAGAAACACACTCTATATCGTTCGAATATTTTATAGTTAACAGACTTATATCAAGAGCTCGTTTTGTGTTACAATAGCGAAAGGAAATGGAGGGGATTCTGTGAAGGAATTAAAAGTAAGTGAGTTGACTAAAACTTACGGAGAAAAAACGCTTTTTGATCAGATTTCCTTTTTAATTCATGAGAGAGATCGTATTGGATTAATCGGAGTAAATGGAACGGGAAAAACCAGTTTATTAGGAATTTTATCAGGAAAAGATAGTGGTGATGGTGATCGCCAACAAGTATTTTATCCGAGTGAGTATCGTATAGGTTATTTGTCACAAAATACTGTTTTTGACAACAATCAAACTGTTTTAGAAGCAGTTTTTCAAGGGGAAAGCGAACAATTAAAAACAGTGAAACGATATGAAAAAGCCTTATTAAATCTTGAAATAAATGGTTCGGATGCCAATGCTCAAAAAGAATATACATTAGCTGAAGAAGCGATGAATGAAAAAGATGCCTGGTTAACAGATACCAATGCAAAAATTATTTTACAGAAATTAGGCATTCATCAATTAGATAAATTGGTCAGTGAATTATCTGGTGGACAGCAAAAACGTGTAGGTCTAGCTCAGGTTTTAATTGATGAACCAGATTTATTATTATTAGATGAACCAACCAACCATCTTGATTATGAAGCCATTCAATGGTTAGAAGGTTATTTGAATCAGTATCGTGGGGCGCTATTAATGGTGACGCATGATCGTTATTTCTTAGATCGTGTGACTAATCGTATCTTTGAATTATCTTTTGGTAAACTTTATGAATATCAAGGAAACTACGAAGCTTATGTATTCGCGCGTGCAGAA includes:
- a CDS encoding cation:proton antiporter, encoding MEFIELLIIIALTITFSNILSKVMPTIPIFFAQIFLGILLGMSKYGHEITFEPEIFLVMIIAPLLFREGEEANISSIAKNFSTILFLAFGGVILTLLAVGFTLHTFFPTIPLAACLAFGAALGPTDAVAVGSLSKKLKMPDKVINILNGEGLLNDASGVTAFQFAVAALLTGTFSVLDASVTLVLSSIGGALVGIGVVWVKNRILNFIEQAAAKDVISYLLIELLLPFVVYVIAEIMGVSGIIAAVVAGVLQSRSHQRVTLFDAQLANVSENIWSTIGFTLNALVFLFLGIELSEVVSPVWTDRTYSNGWLLMIVLLITAVVFLIRFLFVGGFYLVKEHRTTEKTTLREILLLTFGGVKGTVSLAAIFILPLSVNGVVFEQRALLLFLTACVIFVSLTIGMLILPLLSDGEYERPIDLKELEVLNAVIKYLQQKLVKNSLSEEEETAIEAIVDQYRMRIWEITTEGMTESDQKKVQELQAWTLTIEQQGLDEMYQKGEISQTSYAIYNRLLDRYEFKNEKKFLSFISLWLLIGRRLLRMLLHPKRFWHLKRNRDFPKNPKINVNELKYIYDMNTLRINQLLESKEEKVSKTVLSFLVGRREMLLKRMYHRNVVSMVSIEKSSIYERELLNGYTYERRTIDEFEREEKISSLLANSYRQKVNLLESFAISKNLH